In Lacinutrix sp. Bg11-31, the DNA window GGTGTTGGCTCTAACTTATTAACTATAGAAGGTGTCGATGCTTTAGGTGGTACAGACCACACAATGCTTCCAGACATGATTGAAATAGGAAGTTGGATTGGTCTTGCTGCTATGACAAAAAGTGAATTAACCATTAAAAACGTAAGCTGGAAAGATTTAGGGCAAATACCTAACGTATTTGCTAAATTAGGAATCACTCTTGAAAGAAGAGGAGACGATATTTATATTCCTGCTCACAAGGATGGTTACGAAATACAAAACTATATTGACGGTTCTATTCTTACCATTGCAGATGCGCCATGGCCAGGTTTTACTCCAGATTTATTAAGTATTGTATTGGTAGTTGCTACACAAGCTAAAGGCGAAGTGTTAGTGCACCAAAAAATGTTTGAAAGCCGTTTATTCTTTACAGATAAATTGATAGATATGGGTGCAAAAATTATTCTTTGCGATCCACATAGAGCAACAGTAATGGGTCACGATTTTAAATCGCAATTAAAAGCAACTACAATGGTTTCTCCAGATATTAGAGCTGGAATTTCATTATTAATTGCTGCTTTGTCTGCAAAAGGAACATCTACTATTCATAATATTGAACAAATAGATAGAGGTTACCAACATATTGTAGAACGTTTACAAAAGATTGGTGCTAAGATTACTAGGGTTGAAGGGAATTAATAGCCTCAAAAAAAATATAAAAAAAGCTTCAGTGAAAACTGAAGCTTTTTTATTTTAATATGTTTTTTACAACCATTTCTTCCTCTTAAAGTAATACAACATACCTAAGAATATAACAATCATAACAATCCATAAAACTTGATAACTGTACTTGTAATGTAGTTCTGGAATGTTATCAAAATTCATCCCGTAAATACCTGCAATAAATGTTAATGGTATAAATATGGTAGCAATAATAGTTAATACTTTCATGACTTCGTTCATGCGGTTGCTAATGGTTGTCATGTACATGTCCATTAATCCCCAAATCATTTCTCGGTAAATATCTATAGTATCAGACACCTGGATAATATGGTCGTAAACATCACCAAAATAGTGTAATGTTTTTTCGTTTATAAGTTTGCTATCACTTTTATCGATACGATTTATAATTTCACGAAGTGGAAAAATAGCACGTCTAACTTTTAAAACCTCACGTTTAAGGCCTTGAATTTCTGAGCTAATTTCATCTTTGGTTAAGCCTTCGAATAAATTATCCTCAAGATCTTCAATTTTATTACCCATAGTTTCAATAATCGCGTAGTAATGGTCGACTACAGAATCTATTAAAGCGTAGAGCAAGTAATCTGAACCTAAGCCTCTAATTCGACCTTTTGCTTGGCGAATACGTTCACGAAGAGAGTCGAACACATCACCTTCTGCTTCTTGTAAAGAAAGCACATAGTTTTCGCCTAAAATAAAACTAACTTGTTCAGATACAATATTCTCATCGACATCATAATACATCATTTTTAAAACGATAAATATATAGTCTTCATATTCATCAATTTTTGGACGTTGATTTGTACTTACAATATCTTCTAATACTAGAGGATGTAAATTATAATGTGTTCCAAGTTTTTCAATCTCTGCTATTTGGTTTAGCCCATTTAGGTTTATCCAAGTAACAGTATTCGAAGCTTTAAATTGAAACGCTTCTTCTACTGTTTTTAATTCTTTTTCTACGAAAGTGTCAACATTATAATCAAAAGATTCTATAAATAAATGAGATGCTTCTTTGGTACCTGTATATATTAAAGTGCCAGGAACTTGACCAACCTGTTTCTTATAATCCTGTGTGCGTTTTTTCGGTTTTCTTTTAGCCATAGTTTAATTGTTAATGGAAGTCGCCAAAATCTTCAATGGCATCTTTCTCAAGTAAAGTTACTGCTTTTTGAAGAATTAAATTATTAGGATAAGTTACTAAGTCTCCATTATCCATTCTAAGATGTAATTGGAAAGCACGAATGTCTTCTATTACAGCTTCAATAGGAAAATCTTTATC includes these proteins:
- the corA gene encoding magnesium/cobalt transporter CorA, whose protein sequence is MAKRKPKKRTQDYKKQVGQVPGTLIYTGTKEASHLFIESFDYNVDTFVEKELKTVEEAFQFKASNTVTWINLNGLNQIAEIEKLGTHYNLHPLVLEDIVSTNQRPKIDEYEDYIFIVLKMMYYDVDENIVSEQVSFILGENYVLSLQEAEGDVFDSLRERIRQAKGRIRGLGSDYLLYALIDSVVDHYYAIIETMGNKIEDLEDNLFEGLTKDEISSEIQGLKREVLKVRRAIFPLREIINRIDKSDSKLINEKTLHYFGDVYDHIIQVSDTIDIYREMIWGLMDMYMTTISNRMNEVMKVLTIIATIFIPLTFIAGIYGMNFDNIPELHYKYSYQVLWIVMIVIFLGMLYYFKRKKWL
- the murA gene encoding UDP-N-acetylglucosamine 1-carboxyvinyltransferase, with translation MGTFIIEGGHQLKGDIQPQGAKNEALQILCAVLLTPEVVTINNIPDIIDINKLISLLKNLGVKVKKLGEGSYSFQADAIDLDYMQTADFKRDGSGLRGSIMMVGPLLARFGKGYIPKPGGDKIGRRRLDTHFEGFINLGAKFRYNREDYFYGVEATKLVGTDMLLDEASVTGTANIVMAAVLAEGTTTIYNAACEPYLQQLCKMLNRMGAKISGVGSNLLTIEGVDALGGTDHTMLPDMIEIGSWIGLAAMTKSELTIKNVSWKDLGQIPNVFAKLGITLERRGDDIYIPAHKDGYEIQNYIDGSILTIADAPWPGFTPDLLSIVLVVATQAKGEVLVHQKMFESRLFFTDKLIDMGAKIILCDPHRATVMGHDFKSQLKATTMVSPDIRAGISLLIAALSAKGTSTIHNIEQIDRGYQHIVERLQKIGAKITRVEGN